A single genomic interval of Phycisphaeraceae bacterium harbors:
- a CDS encoding metalloregulator ArsR/SmtB family transcription factor yields MIKSDPQPQTIVGWMDSLADPTRLRVLRLLERQELGVVELCKALQMPQSTVSRHLKLLSSQGWLANRRDGTANFYRMTLDELEPAARKLWLLAREQTAAWPAVEQDRRRMEQVLRARHDDAQAFFAGAASEWEAMRGSLYGRSFNQAALLGLLSEEWVVADLGCGTGALSVELAPYVRSVIGVDQSAAMLKAARRRAESLKNVDLRRGDLEALPVDSETCDAALMVLVLTYVADPQRVLAEAARILKPAGKLILVDLLRHDRDDFRRQMGQRHPGFDPAALQRLLEGVGMTALQHRPLPPETDARGPALFLTVARKSADNPVHP; encoded by the coding sequence ATGATTAAATCAGACCCCCAACCCCAGACGATCGTGGGCTGGATGGACAGCCTCGCCGATCCGACACGGCTGCGCGTGCTCCGACTGCTGGAGCGGCAGGAGCTGGGTGTCGTCGAACTCTGCAAGGCACTCCAGATGCCCCAGTCAACCGTCAGCCGCCATCTCAAACTGCTTTCCAGTCAGGGCTGGCTCGCCAACCGGCGCGACGGCACCGCCAATTTTTATCGCATGACGCTTGATGAGCTTGAACCGGCAGCAAGAAAACTCTGGCTGCTGGCGCGTGAGCAGACCGCCGCCTGGCCGGCCGTCGAACAGGACCGCCGTCGCATGGAGCAGGTGCTCCGCGCCCGGCATGATGATGCGCAGGCTTTTTTCGCCGGTGCTGCTTCCGAGTGGGAGGCGATGCGCGGCTCGCTCTACGGTCGCTCGTTCAATCAGGCGGCTCTGCTGGGCCTGCTCTCCGAGGAATGGGTCGTCGCCGACCTGGGTTGCGGCACCGGCGCGCTGTCTGTCGAGCTGGCTCCGTATGTCCGGAGCGTCATCGGCGTCGATCAATCCGCCGCGATGCTCAAGGCCGCCCGTCGTCGCGCCGAATCGCTGAAAAACGTGGACCTGCGTCGCGGCGACCTCGAAGCGTTACCCGTCGATTCGGAAACCTGTGACGCAGCACTGATGGTGCTGGTGCTGACCTACGTCGCCGACCCGCAGCGTGTGCTCGCCGAAGCGGCGCGAATCCTCAAACCTGCCGGAAAGCTGATCCTCGTGGACCTGCTGCGGCATGACCGCGATGACTTTCGCCGCCAGATGGGGCAGCGTCATCCGGGCTTTGATCCCGCAGCGTTGCAACGTCTGCTCGAGGGCGTGGGCATGACCGCGCTCCAGCACCGCCCTCTGCCTCCCGAAACGGATGCCAGAGGCCCTGCACTATTCCTCACCGTCGCCCGCAAGAGCGCCGATAACCCTGTTCACCCTTAA